Proteins encoded in a region of the Veillonella parvula genome:
- a CDS encoding host specificity factor TipJ family phage tail protein: protein MIEIVEIKNPFEPNKKERKKVECTDGTLYSYLDPIDKDVYLNGILVLDPVNCFPQDGNQIIVTPHIGKSLKGILGMVAMLALAVYAPVLAAKWLPATASKLAIGLMTGAITMVGGKLINSMLRLNQIGSTSENSQSTSYGWSLPSVQTYEGGVIAETYGECIPTPQLLMCHVETTNTDDQDKNVQYLNLLYCGGWGPVDSISNIRIGTTPIENFTDVQIETRLGENNQEPISFFPTTVLDQSIGLECAENKPLIRTTDTKKAKKLEVTVEFPNGLYKVNDSGDYDKNTAEFQIMYRKTGTTVWKDFGGDDSNHIVKSNGRLSNIVTNVKSIGNSAPLEVWTLVAKKDKDTLSVTGSISGKKKEAKYGEHYDNGIISFDLKKREIFMKKEGTITITVQKSTFSLTKATSQAVRRSYQFEMPEAGQYDIKVVGTKLPTTTRATAYMTWSTLSSFIMDSAYSRPGKVLIGLRIKATNQLSGGIPNVNWRQIRNTVHVFDWDTGTYVEKDAKNPIWAAYDMLHNSKRLYNINTNVEEYVVEGVPANNFKQYWDEWKSAAAYADEEVSMISGEKERRFRFDAVMDTTQTRWEAAQKAATSGRATILRHGTQYGIVVDRPSNIVQVFGEGQIVKSSFKGEYSSRDDRARSVEITYNDTDNDYKNTVFMVRSPNYANNLRKNDNTAKLSLFGVTRRSQAYREGMYLMATNERQLQTVTFGTDIGGMVCEYGDVIGINHAVPQFGDASGRIVKAEGNTVVLDKFVVLKPNKNHSIMIRLEDDSIITKQIQAVTEETNTDTITVIGEFSQQELPKRYDPYMLGEANKEVKPFRITKITKNGDNQVTITATEYDAAVYELDYSRYPVIDYAKVEKELSVKDIKLTKIVNTLKDGTVLCDIKVDWVLPISNQCKQIQVYYKRTNEETYTLLNTFSGNETSAVIRSVLTTQNYVVRIICLNDLGIAGPGIEKTIYIAGKETAPAMVKQFTVVQDSINSSILHLQWAPNQEPDIYGYRLYDDAGKELVNYIGATNYTFFATESKIYTFGIKAINTSGIESETATKVSIQITITEGSIAVPDKVNSASIELTKEGVLIEWTPITNTYIDFYEVRSNSNTGDLQGLIVKSNSIREIIQLKNRKGDLLIYGHNPVKGYGPGLNVSYDFQKLEAPIVTSVNMVKGFALLVSNMPSTANSIRFYIVGSAKTDILNSTGNTITYTGDADIYRVKAAFIDAIGEGIESDELLVTVSATIDPALLDKESLGLKEFDKRVNELSAEFNKVSKEYSTKVENLNRDVESRITQLDNGIELKVTKGLKALDGNAILSRINLYEGGVKIEGKLIHITGDTLIDGNIITNRMIQANSITADKLKVDSLSALSAYIGGTLRGGKLIGTEIQNENGSFKVDSNGNITGSHINGGLITGATIRGVNIEGQSIYNAGYKVKSLDVRTYEVAHGDYTPIPDGYSEGQCVFVPISYKIISNGKVGRREGPNLDYYESNSPNFPIYTSDGSKVGLMGTRRAYAARTFSNDTTRNLKTGWIYVLVIARQ, encoded by the coding sequence ATGATTGAAATTGTTGAAATAAAGAATCCGTTTGAACCGAATAAAAAGGAACGAAAAAAGGTAGAGTGTACAGATGGTACACTCTATTCTTATTTAGATCCAATAGATAAAGATGTGTACCTAAATGGAATACTTGTATTGGACCCTGTAAATTGCTTTCCACAAGATGGGAATCAAATTATAGTAACTCCCCATATAGGTAAAAGTCTAAAGGGTATACTTGGCATGGTAGCCATGTTAGCATTAGCAGTTTATGCACCTGTATTGGCTGCAAAGTGGCTACCTGCAACAGCTAGTAAATTAGCAATTGGACTCATGACAGGGGCTATTACAATGGTTGGCGGTAAGCTGATAAATAGTATGCTCCGATTAAACCAAATAGGTAGTACATCAGAAAATTCACAAAGTACATCTTATGGATGGTCATTGCCAAGCGTACAGACATATGAAGGTGGTGTGATTGCAGAAACATATGGTGAATGCATACCAACCCCTCAATTATTAATGTGTCATGTAGAGACAACAAATACAGATGATCAAGATAAAAATGTACAATATTTGAATTTATTGTATTGTGGCGGATGGGGCCCTGTGGATAGTATTAGTAATATCCGCATTGGGACAACACCTATAGAAAACTTTACGGATGTTCAGATTGAAACAAGGTTAGGCGAAAATAATCAAGAACCGATATCATTCTTTCCAACTACTGTATTAGACCAATCAATAGGTCTTGAGTGTGCTGAAAATAAACCATTAATTAGAACAACAGATACTAAGAAAGCTAAGAAGTTAGAAGTAACAGTTGAATTCCCTAATGGATTATACAAGGTAAATGATAGCGGCGATTATGATAAGAATACAGCCGAGTTTCAAATTATGTATAGAAAAACTGGCACAACGGTATGGAAAGATTTTGGCGGTGATGATAGTAATCACATTGTTAAATCAAACGGAAGATTATCAAATATAGTTACAAATGTGAAATCCATAGGTAACTCAGCACCGTTAGAGGTATGGACATTAGTAGCAAAAAAAGATAAAGATACTCTAAGTGTAACTGGTAGTATAAGTGGTAAGAAAAAAGAGGCAAAGTATGGTGAACATTATGATAATGGCATAATATCTTTTGACTTAAAGAAACGAGAAATCTTTATGAAAAAAGAAGGCACCATAACCATTACTGTTCAGAAGTCTACGTTTAGTCTTACAAAAGCAACTAGTCAAGCTGTGCGTAGATCATATCAATTTGAAATGCCTGAGGCAGGACAATATGATATTAAGGTTGTAGGTACTAAGTTACCAACGACAACAAGAGCAACAGCTTATATGACATGGTCAACGCTATCAAGCTTTATTATGGATAGCGCATACAGTAGACCAGGTAAGGTGTTAATTGGATTACGCATTAAGGCAACTAACCAACTATCCGGAGGTATTCCAAATGTCAACTGGAGACAAATTAGAAATACAGTACATGTATTTGATTGGGATACAGGAACATATGTTGAAAAAGATGCAAAGAACCCAATATGGGCTGCATATGATATGTTACACAATTCTAAGCGATTGTATAACATTAATACAAATGTTGAAGAATATGTAGTTGAAGGTGTACCGGCTAACAATTTCAAACAGTATTGGGATGAATGGAAAAGTGCGGCGGCTTATGCAGATGAAGAAGTATCTATGATTAGTGGAGAAAAAGAACGAAGGTTCAGATTTGATGCGGTCATGGATACAACACAGACAAGATGGGAAGCGGCACAAAAGGCAGCAACATCCGGACGAGCCACAATATTAAGGCATGGGACACAATATGGCATAGTGGTGGATAGACCAAGTAATATTGTACAGGTGTTTGGAGAGGGGCAAATAGTAAAGTCATCTTTTAAAGGCGAATATTCATCTAGGGACGATAGGGCCCGCTCAGTAGAAATTACGTACAATGATACAGATAATGACTACAAAAATACTGTATTTATGGTGCGAAGTCCAAACTATGCAAACAATTTAAGGAAGAATGATAATACGGCTAAATTATCATTGTTTGGTGTAACAAGACGTTCACAAGCATACAGAGAAGGAATGTATCTAATGGCCACAAATGAGCGACAGTTACAGACTGTTACATTTGGTACAGATATAGGCGGTATGGTGTGTGAATATGGTGATGTTATAGGCATCAATCATGCGGTACCTCAATTCGGAGATGCTAGCGGCCGAATTGTAAAAGCAGAAGGCAATACAGTCGTATTGGATAAATTTGTTGTATTGAAACCGAATAAAAATCATAGCATTATGATTCGGTTAGAAGATGACAGTATTATTACAAAGCAAATCCAAGCAGTAACAGAGGAAACGAATACAGATACAATTACTGTAATTGGTGAATTCTCACAACAAGAATTACCTAAACGATATGATCCATATATGCTCGGTGAAGCAAATAAGGAAGTCAAACCATTTAGGATTACAAAAATTACAAAGAATGGTGATAATCAGGTAACAATAACAGCTACAGAATATGATGCGGCTGTATATGAACTTGATTATAGCCGATATCCTGTAATTGATTATGCCAAGGTAGAAAAAGAATTATCGGTAAAGGATATTAAGTTAACTAAGATTGTAAATACGTTAAAAGATGGAACTGTATTATGTGATATCAAGGTTGATTGGGTGTTACCAATTAGTAATCAGTGCAAACAAATACAGGTATATTACAAGCGTACAAACGAAGAAACATATACTTTACTAAATACATTCAGTGGCAACGAAACATCAGCAGTCATTAGATCAGTACTTACAACACAAAATTATGTGGTTCGTATTATATGTTTAAATGATTTAGGAATTGCAGGTCCTGGCATAGAAAAGACCATATATATTGCTGGAAAGGAAACAGCACCAGCAATGGTAAAACAATTTACGGTAGTACAGGATTCTATAAATAGTAGCATACTACATTTACAATGGGCGCCAAATCAAGAGCCGGATATATATGGATACCGTTTATATGATGATGCCGGAAAGGAACTTGTAAATTATATAGGGGCCACAAATTATACGTTCTTTGCAACAGAAAGCAAGATATATACATTTGGGATTAAAGCCATTAATACGTCTGGGATTGAATCTGAAACTGCTACAAAGGTAAGTATTCAAATCACAATTACAGAGGGAAGTATAGCAGTTCCTGATAAAGTTAATTCAGCAAGTATTGAATTAACAAAAGAAGGGGTATTAATTGAATGGACTCCAATCACAAATACTTATATTGATTTCTATGAAGTCAGAAGTAATAGTAATACAGGTGATTTACAAGGCTTGATTGTAAAATCAAATTCTATTAGAGAGATAATACAACTTAAAAATAGAAAAGGAGACCTATTAATTTATGGACATAATCCGGTAAAAGGATATGGGCCAGGGTTAAATGTATCCTATGATTTCCAAAAGCTAGAAGCACCAATAGTAACATCTGTAAATATGGTCAAAGGATTTGCCTTATTAGTATCAAATATGCCAAGTACTGCTAATAGTATTCGGTTTTATATTGTAGGTTCTGCAAAGACAGATATTCTTAATTCCACAGGGAATACAATAACTTACACTGGTGATGCGGATATTTATCGTGTAAAGGCGGCATTTATTGATGCTATAGGTGAAGGAATTGAATCCGATGAATTATTAGTCACTGTATCGGCAACAATAGATCCAGCGTTATTAGATAAAGAAAGTTTAGGGCTAAAAGAATTTGATAAACGAGTTAACGAACTCAGTGCAGAATTTAATAAAGTATCTAAGGAATATAGTACTAAAGTTGAAAACTTGAACAGAGATGTAGAATCTCGTATAACTCAACTCGACAATGGTATCGAACTTAAAGTCACAAAAGGTCTTAAAGCATTAGATGGGAATGCAATTTTGTCAAGAATAAACCTTTATGAGGGCGGCGTTAAGATTGAGGGTAAATTAATTCATATTACTGGTGATACTCTTATAGATGGAAATATCATCACAAATAGGATGATACAGGCGAACTCAATAACTGCTGATAAATTGAAAGTGGATAGTTTGTCTGCTCTATCTGCATATATCGGCGGCACACTTCGAGGTGGCAAGCTAATTGGCACAGAAATCCAAAATGAAAACGGGTCATTTAAAGTTGACTCAAATGGTAACATTACGGGTTCCCATATCAATGGCGGATTAATTACCGGCGCAACAATTCGAGGTGTTAACATTGAGGGCCAGTCTATATACAATGCTGGATACAAGGTCAAGAGCCTTGATGTGAGAACGTATGAAGTTGCTCATGGGGATTATACGCCAATACCTGACGGGTATAGTGAGGGTCAATGCGTATTTGTGCCGATTTCGTACAAAATAATTAGTAATGGTAAAGTTGGTAGGCGAGAGGGCCCAAATCTTGATTATTACGAAAGTAATTCGCCTAATTTTCCTATATATACTTCCGATGGAAGTAAGGTTG